A single genomic interval of Meles meles chromosome 9, mMelMel3.1 paternal haplotype, whole genome shotgun sequence harbors:
- the INSIG2 gene encoding insulin-induced gene 2 protein: MPEGETESPGPKKRGPYISSVTSRSVNLMIRGVVLFFIGVFLALVLNLLQIQRNVTLFPPDVIASIFSSAWWVPPCCGTASAVIGLLYPCIDRHLGEPHKFKREWSSVMRCVAVFVGINHASAKVDFDNNIQLSLTLAALSIGLWWTFDRSRSGFGLGVGIAFLATLVTQLLVYNGVYQYTSPDFLYVRSWLPCIFFAGGITMGNIGRQLAMYECKVIAEKSHQE; encoded by the exons ATgccagaaggagagacagagtcACCTGGGCCCAAAAAGCGCGGCCCCTACATTTCATCTGTCACTAGCAGGAGTGTGAACTTGATGATTCGTGGAGTGGTACTATTTTTTATTGGCGTATTTCTTGCCTTAGTGTTAAATTTACTTCAGATTCAGAGAAATGTGACGCTCTTTCCACCTGACGTGATCGCCAGCATTTTTTCTTCAGCGTGGTGGGTACCGCCGTGCTGTGGCACAGCCTCAG CTGTGATTGGGTTATTATACCCCTGCATTGACAGGCATCTAGGAGAACCACATAAATTTAAAAGAGAGTGGTCCAGTGTGATGCGGTGCGTAGCCGTCTTTGTTGGTATAAATCATGCCAGCGCT AAAGTGGATTTTGATAACAACATACAATTGTCTCTCACACTGGCTGCGCTCTCCATTGGACTGTGGTGGACGTTTGATAGATCTAGAAGTGGTTTTGGCCTTGGAGTAGGAATTGCTTTCTTGGCAACCTTGGTCACTCAGCTGCTAGTCTATAATGGTGTTTAtca ATATACATCTCCAGATTTTCTCTATGTTCGTTCTTGGTTACCATGTATATTTTTTGCTGGAGGCATAACAATGGGAAACATTGGTCGACAACTGGCAATG TATGAATGTAAAGTTATCGCAGAAAAATCTCATCAGGAATGA